From Methanobacterium alcaliphilum, a single genomic window includes:
- a CDS encoding sensor histidine kinase has protein sequence MPSENFDEWDKLREKIIGFGEKSIQKSYYPELQERLNELERFKTLLDQANDAIFLIKLPQAHIYDLNHSAYVQLGYFSHEILKKPIFELINSEDHHVVKDIFLNIEYYKINKLQHPEGQNFEINFIKKDSSNITMEVNISIVNFSGSDYAVMVARDITERKLSEEKIKASLEEKKVLLKEIHHRVKNNLQIISSLLSLQSDNIKDNQDKKIFKESQDRIKSMALIHEQLYQSKDLARINFATYVNNMMVYLFHSYSMDKMIDLKLDLDNINLEIETAIPCGLIINELVSNSLKHAFKGRNTGEIFIKFKMFNENLVLELMDDGIGFNDNEIYESNSLGLKLVTILVEQLDGELEITHENGSEFIIKFKEHIYNPRI, from the coding sequence ATGCCCTCTGAAAATTTTGATGAATGGGATAAACTCCGTGAAAAGATAATAGGATTTGGTGAAAAATCAATCCAGAAAAGTTATTATCCTGAGTTACAGGAACGTTTGAATGAATTAGAAAGATTTAAAACGCTTTTAGATCAAGCAAACGACGCTATTTTTCTTATAAAATTGCCTCAAGCCCATATATATGATTTAAACCATTCAGCTTATGTTCAGTTGGGTTATTTTTCTCATGAAATCCTAAAAAAACCAATCTTTGAATTAATAAACTCTGAAGATCATCATGTGGTTAAAGATATTTTTTTGAATATTGAATATTATAAAATAAATAAATTACAACATCCAGAAGGGCAAAATTTTGAGATTAATTTTATAAAAAAAGATTCTTCAAACATCACCATGGAAGTTAACATCAGTATTGTTAATTTTAGTGGATCTGATTATGCAGTGATGGTTGCAAGGGACATAACTGAGCGAAAACTATCTGAAGAAAAGATTAAAGCATCTCTCGAAGAAAAAAAGGTTTTATTAAAAGAAATACATCACCGTGTTAAAAATAATCTCCAAATTATCTCAAGTCTTCTCAGTTTACAATCAGATAATATAAAAGACAATCAGGACAAAAAAATTTTTAAAGAAAGCCAGGATCGGATTAAATCCATGGCCCTTATACACGAACAACTTTATCAATCTAAAGATCTGGCCCGGATTAATTTTGCCACATATGTAAATAATATGATGGTTTACCTTTTCCATTCATATTCCATGGATAAAATGATTGATTTAAAACTGGATTTAGATAATATAAATCTAGAAATTGAAACTGCTATTCCCTGTGGCCTTATTATCAATGAACTTGTCAGCAATAGTTTAAAACATGCTTTCAAAGGTAGAAATACTGGAGAGATTTTTATTAAATTTAAAATGTTTAATGAAAATCTGGTTCTGGAATTAATGGATGATGGAATTGGTTTTAATGATAATGAGATATATGAAAGCAATTCTTTAGGTTTAAAATTAGTGACTATATTAGTGGAACAGCTGGATGGCGAACTGGAAATTACCCATGAAAATGGAAGTGAATTTATCATTAAATTTAAGGAACATATTTATAATCCCCGTATATAA
- a CDS encoding PRC-barrel domain-containing protein, which yields MVELSNLYGLDIYTVRGNYVGRVQDVVLNIKKGRVSNLKVRAMSPDKKNVGLKEVIKTSIRIVPEADEIRPLREDGVMDISYDRVQAVGDILLITPLTPPEKKPITTQ from the coding sequence ATGGTTGAATTATCCAATCTTTATGGTCTAGACATATATACGGTCCGGGGAAATTATGTGGGAAGAGTTCAAGATGTAGTTCTCAACATTAAAAAGGGTAGAGTTTCCAATCTTAAAGTTAGGGCTATGAGTCCTGATAAAAAAAATGTAGGGCTTAAAGAAGTAATTAAAACCAGCATACGGATAGTTCCTGAAGCAGATGAAATAAGACCTCTTCGAGAAGATGGAGTCATGGATATTTCTTATGATCGTGTTCAGGCTGTTGGAGATATATTACTAATCACTCCATTAACACCTCCTGAGAAGAAACCAATCACCACACAATAA
- a CDS encoding HIT family protein, whose translation MFQELDLIICEYCAIEGYYGTQIYEFDKWILYLAPSQRYFGTCVLALKRQCRDLMDLNQSEWLEFGEIVKLLEESLTSLFQPDLFNWSCFKNSAFRSDNPEPEIHWHLMPRYKNPVTFNGTIFEDPDFGYIPQPITKTIPAELMEMLKKSLESVIQQKQI comes from the coding sequence ATGTTTCAGGAGCTTGATCTTATTATTTGTGAATACTGTGCAATTGAAGGATATTATGGTACTCAAATTTATGAATTCGATAAATGGATTTTATATCTTGCTCCTAGTCAAAGATATTTCGGCACCTGTGTTCTGGCATTAAAAAGGCAATGCAGGGATTTGATGGATTTAAATCAATCGGAATGGTTAGAATTTGGAGAAATTGTTAAACTCTTAGAAGAAAGTTTGACAAGCCTATTTCAACCAGATCTTTTCAACTGGAGCTGCTTTAAAAACTCTGCTTTTAGATCAGATAATCCTGAACCTGAAATCCACTGGCATTTAATGCCTCGCTACAAAAATCCTGTAACTTTTAATGGAACCATTTTTGAAGATCCTGATTTTGGCTACATTCCTCAACCAATTACAAAGACAATACCTGCTGAATTAATGGAAATGTTAAAAAAATCGCTGGAATCAGTTATTCAACAAAAACAAATTTAA
- the ercA gene encoding alcohol dehydrogenase-like regulatory protein ErcA — MSSPLDLRKFVTAEFIFGNGARLLAGRYAKNLAAKKILIVTDPGIVKVGLVDELSDLLNNENLEYEIYDNVNPNPRDHEVMEGAEIYSSEECNLIIALGGGSPMDCAKGIGIVSSNNQHILEFEGVDQVSMPSPPLICIPTTAGTSADVSQFAIILDTKRQVKIAIISKATVPDAALIDPGSTMTMNIALTANTGFDALIHSIEAYVSNASSHITDLHALDSIKLVSENIIPVLGDLQNIELRSKMMMGSLEGGLAFSNASLGLIHAMAHSLGGLKDLAHGECNAILLEHVIDFNFDSEIKKYTKISQAMGINIDGLNHTQVKEELISHIKNLKETAKIRGNLSNLGVKEEDIEDLARMALNDPCVVTNPVRPTVQDIEEIFRNAL, encoded by the coding sequence TTGTCTTCTCCATTGGATCTTAGAAAATTTGTAACTGCAGAATTTATTTTTGGTAATGGTGCCCGACTTTTAGCAGGCCGATATGCAAAAAATCTAGCTGCTAAAAAAATTTTAATTGTTACAGATCCAGGCATAGTTAAAGTAGGATTAGTTGACGAACTTTCAGATTTATTAAATAATGAAAATCTAGAATATGAAATTTACGATAATGTGAATCCTAATCCTAGAGATCATGAGGTTATGGAAGGTGCCGAAATATATTCCAGTGAAGAATGTAACCTTATTATTGCATTAGGCGGCGGAAGCCCTATGGATTGTGCAAAAGGAATTGGAATTGTCAGTTCTAACAACCAACATATTCTTGAGTTTGAAGGAGTAGATCAAGTTTCAATGCCATCACCTCCACTAATATGCATCCCTACAACTGCAGGGACCTCTGCAGATGTATCACAATTTGCAATAATATTAGATACCAAAAGACAAGTTAAAATTGCCATTATTAGTAAAGCCACCGTGCCGGATGCTGCCCTTATTGATCCAGGATCCACTATGACTATGAATATAGCTCTTACTGCAAACACTGGCTTTGATGCATTAATTCATTCTATAGAAGCTTACGTATCCAATGCGAGTTCACATATTACTGATCTTCATGCTCTGGATTCTATCAAATTAGTAAGTGAAAATATTATTCCAGTATTAGGCGACTTACAGAATATTGAATTAAGATCAAAGATGATGATGGGAAGCTTGGAAGGAGGGTTGGCATTCTCAAACGCTAGTTTAGGTTTAATTCATGCTATGGCCCATAGTTTAGGTGGTTTAAAAGATTTAGCACATGGGGAATGTAATGCCATATTACTTGAACATGTGATTGACTTTAATTTTGATTCGGAAATAAAAAAATACACCAAAATCAGCCAGGCCATGGGCATAAATATTGATGGGTTGAACCATACACAAGTAAAAGAAGAATTAATATCCCACATTAAAAATCTCAAAGAAACTGCTAAAATTCGGGGGAATTTATCCAACTTAGGTGTTAAAGAAGAAGACATAGAAGATCTTGCTAGAATGGCTTTGAACGACCCTTGCGTAGTGACTAATCCCGTGAGGCCTACAGTTCAGGATATAGAGGAGATATTTAGAAATGCCCTCTGA
- a CDS encoding type II secretion system F family protein has protein sequence MAVIPQALSPIANIIDGIIPDNLLIKFQEILIRSGMYVKASEILTLAFIASIFIGIIALVVSSVAEIDPIISGVVGFLIPPVLMGGYIFLMMERRVDAIEQTTPDFLRQVASLLRAGVGLETALEDVSKHGGGPLNDELKRAVIEIKIGRTFDDAIMSMGERLKSKNLDRTFRMILEGRRAGGSLSDVIETVAEDLRAVLALKRERKANVMMSVMFLIIAAIVAAPFALGMIMVYSGFIESLGKPNPLLGAAVTAAGGYIIIHSVIAGLLIGIILYGSAKKGVKFAVPLAIAAYGIFLLVGKFGILVVGG, from the coding sequence TTGGCTGTTATCCCACAAGCACTCTCTCCAATAGCAAATATTATAGATGGCATCATACCAGACAATCTCCTTATTAAATTTCAGGAAATATTAATACGTAGTGGTATGTATGTCAAGGCATCAGAAATTCTTACTCTGGCATTTATTGCAAGTATATTCATAGGAATAATTGCGTTAGTAGTATCTTCTGTAGCTGAAATCGATCCCATAATTTCTGGCGTAGTTGGATTTTTAATTCCCCCAGTATTAATGGGTGGTTATATTTTTCTCATGATGGAACGCAGAGTAGATGCCATCGAACAGACCACACCTGATTTTTTAAGGCAAGTGGCATCTCTACTTAGAGCTGGTGTGGGTTTGGAAACTGCACTTGAAGATGTATCTAAGCATGGTGGAGGCCCTCTAAATGATGAACTCAAAAGAGCAGTTATTGAGATAAAAATCGGCCGTACTTTTGATGATGCAATCATGTCCATGGGTGAAAGATTAAAATCAAAAAATCTGGATAGAACATTCCGTATGATACTGGAAGGCCGAAGAGCTGGAGGTAGTCTTTCAGATGTTATTGAAACGGTTGCTGAAGATTTAAGGGCAGTTTTAGCTTTAAAACGGGAAAGAAAAGCTAATGTAATGATGTCGGTCATGTTTCTGATTATTGCGGCTATTGTTGCAGCACCTTTTGCTTTAGGGATGATAATGGTTTATTCGGGGTTCATTGAATCTTTGGGAAAACCCAATCCATTATTAGGTGCAGCAGTAACTGCAGCCGGTGGTTATATTATAATTCACTCCGTCATCGCAGGATTATTAATTGGTATTATATTGTATGGTAGCGCTAAAAAAGGAGTTAAATTTGCCGTGCCATTAGCTATTGCTGCTTATGGTATATTCCTTTTAGTTGGAAAATTTGGAATTCTAGTTGTCGGAGGTTAG
- a CDS encoding aspartate dehydrogenase, whose product MIVGIIGCGAIANIITNFALEDKLGVELKYFYDRDVERAENLASQIDGTAVLEIDDMLDQVDIVIEAAAPAAVVEVVPRILQKGKNVIIMSIGALMDADIKNKLEKIARDNNARVYAPSGAIVGLDGIKAASIGTIRKATLTTRKPPKSLGMATEEKKTLYEGKASEAVKKFPVNINVAAALSIACGMDVDVKIIVDPEVDRNVHEVLVEGDFGEFKTTTKNIRCAINPKTSVLAAYSAIKLLKSLNENFIVGT is encoded by the coding sequence ATGATAGTGGGAATAATCGGCTGTGGGGCAATAGCAAATATTATTACAAATTTTGCTCTGGAAGACAAATTAGGAGTCGAATTAAAATATTTTTATGATCGGGATGTTGAAAGAGCTGAAAATTTAGCTTCTCAAATTGACGGAACTGCTGTTTTAGAAATAGATGACATGTTGGATCAGGTGGACATAGTTATAGAAGCGGCGGCTCCTGCTGCTGTAGTGGAGGTAGTTCCAAGAATACTCCAAAAAGGTAAAAATGTCATTATCATGAGTATTGGTGCTTTAATGGATGCAGATATCAAAAATAAGCTTGAAAAAATAGCACGAGATAATAATGCTCGTGTATACGCACCTTCTGGAGCTATTGTAGGATTGGATGGAATAAAAGCAGCTTCAATTGGTACTATCCGAAAAGCTACATTAACTACTCGAAAACCACCTAAATCATTAGGTATGGCTACTGAGGAGAAAAAAACTTTATATGAAGGTAAAGCATCTGAGGCAGTAAAAAAATTTCCAGTAAATATCAATGTAGCTGCTGCATTAAGCATTGCTTGTGGAATGGATGTGGATGTGAAAATAATAGTGGATCCTGAAGTGGATCGAAATGTCCATGAAGTTCTGGTAGAAGGGGATTTTGGTGAATTTAAAACCACCACCAAAAACATAAGATGCGCAATAAACCCTAAAACTAGTGTTTTAGCAGCATATTCTGCTATAAAACTTCTTAAAAGTTTAAATGAGAATTTTATTGTGGGTACTTAA
- a CDS encoding aminopeptidase P family protein yields the protein MDNFKRLLENMVEKNIPASLFMENKNIFYLTEFNPSSFAVLVMMEEPVLYVNKMDLEEANNFSKVPVEEFKSFKELKSFISDLEISKLVLEDSLSLGIFNKIKGPWNFSCQDLISPFRRIKSSNEINKIKKSLSIAEKSIKQIDIRGNEWEVAAELDYVMKKNGSQKTAFETIVASGPRSSLPHARPSKNLIDTPVMIDWGAVFENYCSDLTRTIVKTEKQEEIKNILLEAQKEGINSISPGVPVSEIDSVVRNVITEYGYGDNFIHSTGHGVGLEVHEAPSLSIKDDSVLEKNMVITIEPGIYLEGEFGVRVEDMVIVKNQAKVLSKLSHDLY from the coding sequence ATGGATAATTTCAAACGATTATTGGAAAATATGGTGGAAAAGAATATTCCTGCTTCTTTATTCATGGAAAATAAAAATATTTTTTATCTAACTGAATTTAATCCTTCTAGTTTTGCTGTTTTGGTGATGATGGAAGAACCAGTATTATATGTAAATAAAATGGATTTGGAGGAAGCAAATAATTTTTCAAAAGTTCCGGTGGAAGAATTTAAATCATTTAAAGAATTAAAATCATTTATTAGTGATTTAGAAATATCTAAATTAGTTTTGGAGGATTCTCTTTCTTTAGGAATATTTAATAAAATTAAGGGGCCTTGGAATTTTTCATGTCAAGATTTAATATCTCCATTTAGGCGGATTAAATCTTCAAATGAAATAAATAAAATAAAAAAATCACTTTCTATTGCGGAAAAATCCATAAAACAGATTGATATTAGGGGGAATGAATGGGAAGTTGCGGCAGAATTAGATTATGTGATGAAAAAAAATGGTTCGCAAAAAACCGCTTTTGAAACTATTGTAGCATCGGGGCCTAGATCAAGCCTTCCTCATGCAAGGCCCTCAAAAAACTTAATAGATACCCCTGTTATGATAGATTGGGGTGCAGTATTTGAAAATTATTGTTCAGACTTAACTCGAACAATAGTAAAAACTGAAAAACAAGAAGAAATAAAAAATATTCTTTTAGAAGCTCAAAAAGAAGGTATAAATTCTATTAGTCCAGGTGTTCCGGTCAGTGAGATAGATTCTGTGGTTAGAAATGTAATTACAGAATATGGTTATGGTGATAATTTTATTCATTCCACAGGGCACGGTGTGGGATTAGAAGTTCATGAGGCGCCGTCACTGTCTATAAAGGACGATTCCGTTCTTGAAAAAAACATGGTAATTACCATTGAACCGGGTATTTATTTAGAAGGAGAGTTTGGGGTCCGTGTGGAAGACATGGTAATTGTTAAAAATCAAGCGAAGGTTCTAAGTAAGTTATCTCATGATTTATATTAA
- a CDS encoding site-2 protease family protein, with translation MVKFTSREIRDIIISMLVIALVFAFAFSNKNLTLTISLFPITLIAVGLGFVLHELSHKLVAIKYGFWAEYRLWVEGLILALVTSYFGFVFAAPGAVYIHGEYIDKEQNGKISLAGPVTNIILALIFLALIPYVQGSLILSAITQLGFAINSFLAFFNLIPFAILDGAKIFRWNPLIWVIAILIAGSMTFYSMTGGL, from the coding sequence ATGGTTAAATTCACTTCAAGAGAAATTAGAGATATCATTATATCCATGCTAGTGATTGCATTAGTCTTTGCTTTTGCGTTCTCTAACAAAAATCTTACCCTAACAATTAGTCTTTTCCCAATAACCCTCATTGCAGTTGGTTTAGGCTTTGTACTGCACGAACTATCCCATAAACTAGTAGCAATTAAATATGGTTTTTGGGCTGAATATAGATTATGGGTAGAGGGATTAATCCTTGCACTAGTAACCTCTTATTTTGGATTTGTATTTGCTGCACCTGGAGCGGTCTATATTCACGGAGAATATATAGACAAAGAACAAAATGGAAAAATATCACTGGCTGGGCCAGTCACCAACATCATATTAGCATTAATTTTCTTAGCATTGATTCCTTATGTCCAGGGATCTCTCATATTATCAGCCATAACACAACTAGGGTTTGCTATAAACAGTTTTTTGGCATTTTTCAATTTAATTCCATTTGCAATTTTAGACGGTGCAAAAATATTCAGATGGAACCCGCTAATATGGGTTATTGCTATTTTAATTGCAGGCAGTATGACTTTCTATTCAATGACCGGCGGATTATAA
- a CDS encoding lactaldehyde dehydrogenase, translating to MEMLINGELIDLDEKIDVLNPFNNDIVGTVPLGNSEHIKKAINAANDAKIDLNNMSSRKISEALYNISNEISEKSDDFSKLITLETGKPISAAKDEVKRSVDTFKFAAEESKRIYGESIPLDAGIGGKGFLGFSIKIPLGVVGAITPFNYPLNLAIHKLAPALAAKNAVILKPSLSAPLTAIKLSKIVADYFPKGSMNVVTGRGSVIGDELVSSDLVNKISFTGGVEVGKRISQKAGMKKITLELGGNDPLIVLGDADLDEAVLGAVRGSYLNAGQVCIAVKRLIVDHNVADEFAEKITKKTLKLNVGDPLNPKTDVGPLINVEAASHVENVVNDAIDKGSQLLCGGERKGNIYMPTVLDYVKSEMPVVNSETFGPISPIIRVNGIEEAIKVANDTQYGLQAGIYTENIHHALKAAKEIDAGSVMINKQSTFRTDNMPFGGFKMSGLGKEGLKYAIEDMTRTKLIVLNTN from the coding sequence ATGGAAATGCTGATAAATGGGGAATTAATAGATTTAGATGAAAAAATTGATGTATTAAATCCATTTAATAATGATATAGTTGGTACTGTACCTTTGGGGAATTCAGAACATATTAAAAAAGCAATAAATGCTGCTAATGATGCAAAAATTGATTTAAATAATATGTCTTCTAGAAAAATATCGGAAGCCCTTTACAATATTTCCAATGAAATTTCAGAAAAATCAGATGATTTTTCAAAGTTAATCACATTAGAAACTGGAAAACCTATTAGTGCAGCTAAAGATGAAGTTAAAAGATCAGTAGATACTTTTAAGTTTGCTGCTGAAGAATCAAAGCGTATTTATGGTGAATCAATTCCTTTAGATGCGGGGATTGGGGGTAAAGGTTTTCTTGGGTTTTCTATAAAAATTCCATTAGGGGTTGTTGGTGCAATTACTCCTTTTAATTATCCTTTGAATTTGGCTATACATAAATTAGCTCCGGCTCTAGCGGCTAAAAATGCTGTTATTTTAAAACCCTCATTATCCGCTCCTTTAACTGCTATTAAATTATCTAAAATAGTCGCGGACTATTTCCCTAAAGGTTCTATGAATGTAGTCACCGGTAGGGGGAGTGTTATTGGTGATGAATTGGTAAGTAGTGATTTGGTGAATAAAATTTCATTTACTGGTGGCGTAGAGGTTGGAAAAAGAATTTCTCAAAAGGCAGGGATGAAGAAAATAACACTCGAATTAGGAGGTAATGATCCATTAATAGTTTTAGGAGATGCAGATTTGGATGAAGCTGTTTTAGGGGCTGTAAGGGGATCTTATCTCAATGCGGGACAGGTTTGTATTGCAGTAAAACGTTTAATTGTAGATCATAATGTTGCAGATGAATTTGCTGAAAAAATCACCAAAAAAACTCTAAAACTCAATGTGGGGGATCCTTTAAATCCAAAAACTGATGTGGGGCCATTGATTAATGTTGAAGCAGCGTCACATGTAGAAAATGTAGTTAATGATGCTATAGATAAAGGTTCTCAATTACTATGTGGTGGCGAAAGGAAAGGCAATATTTACATGCCTACTGTTCTGGACTATGTTAAAAGTGAAATGCCCGTTGTAAACAGTGAAACATTTGGCCCTATTTCTCCAATTATAAGGGTAAATGGTATTGAAGAGGCAATAAAAGTTGCAAATGACACCCAATATGGTTTACAGGCAGGCATATATACTGAAAATATTCATCATGCACTAAAAGCCGCTAAAGAAATAGATGCGGGATCTGTCATGATTAATAAGCAGTCAACATTCCGCACTGATAATATGCCTTTTGGTGGGTTTAAAATGAGTGGCCTTGGAAAAGAAGGCTTAAAATATGCAATCGAGGATATGACCCGCACTAAATTAATTGTTTTAAATACTAATTAA
- a CDS encoding tRNA-binding protein, translated as MWDTSKDYRLLVAEKSIDLFTRTIEGGNFKGHWKKKLAIQTAREMGRELQAIIYSYMEPQDLLVSPQISTLKEKIEKIQEYLGGEDWSKHFLELANRDEKEKLEENIAKVRFFLNTFLNLEKRISLGPINDPIIGIDIIVGEIMSVSKHPQADNLLICNVNVGLRAMTIVTNDLEVKDGNHVAISLLPPSTFMGVTSEGMFLGAGEGILKNVDGNLGEIPHGIPLDALNEARNLVENFLKG; from the coding sequence ATGTGGGATACCAGTAAAGATTACAGATTATTAGTTGCAGAAAAATCAATAGATTTATTTACAAGGACTATAGAAGGAGGAAATTTCAAGGGGCATTGGAAAAAGAAGTTAGCTATTCAAACCGCCCGTGAAATGGGTCGAGAACTACAAGCCATTATTTATTCTTATATGGAACCTCAAGATCTCCTGGTATCCCCTCAAATCAGCACCCTAAAAGAAAAAATAGAAAAGATTCAGGAATATTTAGGTGGTGAAGATTGGAGTAAACATTTCCTTGAACTTGCAAATAGAGATGAAAAAGAAAAACTCGAAGAAAATATAGCTAAAGTTAGATTTTTCCTTAATACATTCTTAAATTTAGAAAAGCGGATATCGCTTGGTCCAATTAATGACCCCATAATTGGAATTGACATTATCGTAGGTGAAATTATGAGTGTTAGTAAACATCCCCAAGCTGACAATTTACTTATTTGTAATGTTAATGTGGGTTTGAGGGCCATGACCATAGTTACCAATGATTTAGAAGTAAAAGATGGAAACCATGTGGCTATCTCACTGCTACCGCCCAGCACATTTATGGGGGTAACTAGTGAAGGAATGTTCTTAGGTGCAGGGGAAGGTATTTTGAAAAATGTTGATGGGAACTTAGGTGAAATTCCCCACGGAATACCTTTAGACGCATTAAATGAAGCCAGAAATTTAGTTGAAAACTTTTTAAAAGGATAA
- a CDS encoding class III signal peptide-containing protein produces MNIFKDERAQGSAELVLLFGGMIVIVIIGALSYRNYVTNIGNEINSTDVQEMTNSIQNLKNDF; encoded by the coding sequence ATGAATATTTTTAAAGATGAAAGAGCTCAAGGATCTGCAGAATTAGTACTGCTCTTTGGTGGAATGATAGTTATAGTTATTATAGGTGCATTATCGTATCGAAATTATGTTACTAATATTGGTAATGAGATTAATTCCACTGATGTTCAAGAAATGACTAATTCCATACAGAATTTGAAAAACGATTTCTAA